The genome window TGGGCTATCCCTATTCCAACTCTACACGGCAGCCTTCGGGATCTACCGCTCCCCGGTAGCCCATCGTGCGGTTCACGTCGGGTTGATCCTCGTCCTCTATTTCCTCAGCGAAGCCATCGCCAAGAGAGGTCGGGGCAGGCTTGTCTTTAACGTCAGCCTGGTCGCGGTAGCGGCGGCGGTCACGGTCTACTTGGTCGTGTCCGATCAGCGCATCCAACAGCTCATCGGGATGGTCGAGCCCGGCATTCTGGACAACTTGATCGGAGCAGTGATCATCCTGCTTGTCCTGGAGGCGCTGAGGCGCACCCAGTTCGAGATCTGGGTCCTTTCCGTGATCAGCATCGCCTACATGTGGTTGGGGAGCTACATCCCGGGCATCTTCGGTCACCCGGGGATGTCCTGGAACCGAATCATCTACTTCCTTGGGCTCTCCTCCGAGGGGATTTTCGGAAGCATGGTCGACGTCTCATCGACCTTCCTCTACCTGTTCATTCTCCTTGGGTCGTTCCTCTACTTCACTGGTTGCACCGAGTTCTTCGTCAACTTGGGCCTTCGGCTGCTCGGCAAACAGCCCGGCGGGCCGGCCAAGGTCTCCATTCTCGGTAGCGGCCTGGTGGGGATGGTGATGGGGAGCGGCATCGCCAACGTCGCCACCACCGGTGTCTTCACCATTCCACTCATGAAGAAGGTCGGAATCAGTTCGAAATTCGCCGGGGCGGTGGAGTCGGTGGCCGCCGACGGCGGACAGATCATGCCGCCAATCCTGGGGACATCGGCTTTCCTGATGGCCGAATTCACCGGGATACCGTACGCCAAGATCGCCGTGGCGGCGATCATTCCGGGGGTCCTGTACTACCTTTCGGCTTACGCTGGAGTCCACTTCTACGCCACCCAGAAGAGGATCTCCGGGGTGGAGGATGAGATGATCCCGTCATGGCGGCAGGTCGCCCTTCAGATCTACCTACTCCTGCCCGTGGCGG of Bacillota bacterium contains these proteins:
- a CDS encoding TRAP transporter fused permease subunit — protein: MDSKRQSLSIPDAVALLARVVAIGLSLFQLYTAAFGIYRSPVAHRAVHVGLILVLYFLSEAIAKRGRGRLVFNVSLVAVAAAVTVYLVVSDQRIQQLIGMVEPGILDNLIGAVIILLVLEALRRTQFEIWVLSVISIAYMWLGSYIPGIFGHPGMSWNRIIYFLGLSSEGIFGSMVDVSSTFLYLFILLGSFLYFTGCTEFFVNLGLRLLGKQPGGPAKVSILGSGLVGMVMGSGIANVATTGVFTIPLMKKVGISSKFAGAVESVAADGGQIMPPILGTSAFLMAEFTGIPYAKIAVAAIIPGVLYYLSAYAGVHFYATQKRISGVEDEMIPSWRQVALQIYLLLPVAALMYYIFILRATPTRAGLIGIGASLLVALIRKTQRLKFSDVLQALERGAKSAIEIVIVCAGMGIFVAAVVTTGLAMRITEVIMSLSAGNLILGLIVAMIASMILGAGLPTPATYMVSAAFVAPAMMQLGVPLLAAHLFLVHFAIKSSISPPVAVTCVVAAGIAETNWWGVAWESMRLAASSFLIPFAFVLQPGLLGQGPAAGVLISTIAAAIAVVFVAAGLQGNLLRPMTVLTRVLAVIGGVLLLFGSPLTYSVGLALLVLTVLIQVTQRAKGTTAIAQ